One window of Chryseobacterium indologenes genomic DNA carries:
- a CDS encoding T9SS type A sorting domain-containing protein, protein MFRDLHFAIQKIRTGLSLLTIAGSCLYAQQWENVGGVQDVSAGGSSFNNLVIDNSGNYYLSYYDVSVAKGSVQKFNGNSWSYLGGSAGVTTGTATYNSLSISSNGNSLYYTNQLGYPESGMEVRLYTGSLWSQLPNATDSSVNYQASAVSSDNIIFTYGSYGSGTVKRYAAGAWEQVGNAGFSGGAEFAEMVIGTNDMVYTCNVSGGLKVYQNSTGAGPSQNWNLVGGAAADASSSGEQYNADIALDGSNTIYVAYVSNSGGGRKLNVKKFDGNSWVQVGNANFSDGKVQHVALAVTESGKPYVVASRFENDNFLRNTVYKLDDSQNWVAFGGDFVSDGEAKYNDLAIDKANNYLVLAYSENTTKVKRISLTLNPQTCSNTDPGTNAGDVGCVSFMYRGQQVAYSTVRGADGKIWLQQNLGSTQVASSIADANSYGDLFQWGRWDDGHQLRNSQTAQAPSPNTPEGIGTVGGAYIAGSPAWWAGFAGSDTWNGVTASQANASTGVDPCKAIGADWKMPSQADWTILIGAEGIGNPATAYSSNLKLPAGGYRSSSDGNFTFVGQRGYFWSSDTSSLGAKYLYIGSTIANPSAGAMRGQGSSVRCIKPSSSLGTSDIRLNNAVTGMYPNPTKGILTVKSDSAIDKVNVVNAVGQKMNAQFSDHQINMTELPSGLYIVELKLKNRQSVSKKIIKD, encoded by the coding sequence ATGTTTAGAGATTTACATTTTGCAATACAGAAAATCAGAACGGGACTATCGTTGCTGACGATTGCCGGAAGCTGCCTGTATGCTCAGCAATGGGAAAATGTTGGAGGCGTTCAGGATGTATCGGCAGGAGGAAGCAGCTTTAACAATTTAGTTATTGACAACTCAGGAAATTATTATCTCTCATATTATGATGTTTCCGTAGCCAAAGGTTCTGTTCAGAAATTTAACGGGAATTCATGGTCATATTTAGGAGGAAGTGCGGGAGTTACAACAGGAACAGCAACTTATAATTCATTGTCTATAAGTTCTAATGGAAACAGCCTTTATTATACCAATCAGCTTGGTTATCCGGAGTCAGGGATGGAAGTTCGTCTGTATACCGGATCCTTATGGTCTCAGCTTCCCAATGCTACAGACAGTTCTGTAAATTATCAGGCTTCTGCAGTATCTTCTGATAATATTATATTTACTTATGGATCTTATGGCTCCGGAACTGTGAAAAGATATGCTGCAGGTGCATGGGAACAGGTAGGAAATGCCGGTTTTTCAGGAGGTGCCGAATTTGCAGAAATGGTGATTGGAACCAATGATATGGTGTATACATGTAATGTTTCCGGAGGTTTAAAAGTATATCAGAACAGTACTGGTGCAGGCCCTTCACAAAACTGGAATCTGGTAGGAGGTGCTGCTGCAGATGCTTCTTCTTCAGGAGAACAATACAATGCCGATATCGCTTTGGATGGATCTAATACGATTTATGTAGCCTATGTTTCAAATTCAGGAGGCGGCAGAAAACTGAATGTTAAAAAGTTTGACGGAAACTCTTGGGTTCAGGTTGGAAATGCTAATTTTTCAGACGGAAAAGTTCAGCATGTAGCTTTGGCAGTGACAGAATCCGGGAAGCCATATGTGGTTGCCAGCCGTTTTGAAAATGACAATTTCCTGAGAAACACGGTTTATAAATTAGACGATTCACAAAACTGGGTTGCTTTCGGAGGTGACTTTGTCTCTGATGGTGAAGCTAAATACAACGATCTTGCTATAGATAAGGCAAACAATTATCTTGTCCTTGCTTATTCTGAAAATACTACAAAAGTGAAAAGAATTTCTCTGACGTTAAATCCTCAGACATGTAGCAATACAGACCCCGGAACCAATGCAGGAGATGTAGGTTGTGTAAGTTTTATGTATCGTGGTCAGCAGGTTGCTTATTCCACGGTAAGAGGTGCTGACGGAAAAATCTGGCTTCAGCAGAACCTTGGAAGCACACAGGTTGCTTCATCAATAGCAGACGCGAATTCATATGGAGATCTTTTCCAATGGGGTAGATGGGACGATGGACACCAGCTTAGAAATTCACAGACAGCACAAGCGCCTTCACCTAATACACCGGAAGGAATTGGTACTGTGGGAGGCGCATATATTGCAGGATCTCCGGCATGGTGGGCAGGTTTTGCAGGTTCAGACACATGGAATGGAGTAACAGCTTCACAAGCTAATGCCTCTACTGGGGTAGATCCATGTAAAGCTATAGGAGCGGACTGGAAAATGCCTTCACAGGCAGATTGGACGATTTTAATAGGAGCTGAAGGTATCGGTAACCCGGCAACAGCTTACAGCAGCAATCTTAAATTACCGGCAGGAGGATACAGAAGCTCCAGTGACGGGAACTTTACTTTCGTAGGCCAGAGAGGATATTTCTGGAGTTCAGATACATCAAGTTTAGGGGCGAAGTATCTGTATATCGGATCAACTATTGCCAATCCATCGGCTGGAGCTATGAGAGGACAGGGGTCTTCAGTAAGATGTATTAAACCTTCATCTTCTTTAGGTACTTCAGATATCAGGTTGAATAACGCAGTAACAGGAATGTATCCTAATCCAACGAAAGGAATTCTTACTGTGAAATCAGACTCTGCGATTGACAAAGTAAACGTTGTTAATGCAGTAGGACAAAAAATGAATGCACAGTTCTCAGATCATCAGATCAATATGACTGAACTTCCTTCCGGGTTATATATCGTGGAATTAAAATTAAAGAACAGACAATCCGTTTCTAAAAAGATTATAAAAGACTAA
- a CDS encoding helix-turn-helix domain-containing protein, translated as MRKSSKSGLLFRSEDIKIIMQEDLSPDQTFKSHMLEGKASFNLLFLLSDYINLEAHDCGTKFYFKKNQYILHYSSQESTAELWTENQEVLKFLHIQINYQYIFNLINPDLNRENAEILENMTHNNFIFLHKETPPDMTVEMHMIVKEILGYTKKGIMQKLFIEAKIIKLLILIFEQFNEKNILESNPKTPEMIRKFIDENYHRNIKAEEIGKYMGMNQSIIRKEFKAQYHTTIAHYISELRMLKAKKLITNKEIMIKEIAIECGYEYLQNFTRAFKKKFGVSPESLRNNK; from the coding sequence ATGAGGAAATCATCTAAAAGTGGACTTTTGTTCAGATCCGAAGACATCAAAATTATCATGCAGGAAGATCTTAGCCCTGATCAAACCTTCAAATCTCATATGCTGGAAGGGAAGGCAAGCTTTAATCTTCTTTTTTTGTTAAGTGATTATATCAATTTGGAAGCACATGACTGCGGAACGAAATTTTATTTTAAGAAAAATCAATACATCCTCCATTATTCGTCCCAAGAAAGTACTGCCGAGCTATGGACAGAAAACCAGGAAGTTCTGAAATTTCTTCACATACAGATCAATTATCAATATATTTTCAACCTCATCAACCCGGATCTCAACCGTGAGAATGCAGAAATTCTGGAAAACATGACTCACAATAATTTCATATTTCTTCATAAAGAAACACCGCCGGATATGACCGTCGAAATGCATATGATCGTAAAGGAAATTCTGGGGTATACCAAAAAGGGAATTATGCAGAAGCTATTTATAGAAGCCAAGATCATCAAACTTCTTATTCTGATTTTTGAGCAGTTCAATGAGAAAAATATTCTGGAATCTAATCCTAAAACTCCTGAAATGATCAGAAAATTCATTGATGAAAATTACCACAGGAATATAAAAGCGGAAGAAATTGGAAAATATATGGGGATGAATCAAAGCATCATCAGAAAGGAATTCAAAGCTCAGTATCATACAACGATTGCTCATTACATATCGGAACTCAGAATGCTGAAGGCAAAGAAACTGATTACTAACAAAGAGATTATGATCAAAGAAATCGCTATTGAATGCGGTTATGAATATCTTCAAAACTTTACCCGGGCTTTTAAAAAGAAATTTGGAGTGTCTCCGGAAAGCCTCAGGAATAATAAATAG
- a CDS encoding fumarate hydratase, protein MDFRYQDPYPIQKDDTVYKKLTSDYVKVEKLGDREILTIDPKGLELLAEEAMADVSFMLRSSHLESLRRIIDDPEATDNDRFVAYNLLQNAAVAVEGALPSCQDTGTAIVMGKKGENVYTGVEDGEYLSKGIFNTYQKRNLRYSQVVPLTMFDEKNSGSNLPAQIDIYAKKGDYYEFLFLTKGGGSANKTFLYQKTKSLLNEKSLEEFVKERISDLGTAACPPYHLALVIGGTSAEANLAAVKKASAKYYDHLPTEGNEAGQAFRDLEWEAKVQKICQESAIGAQFGGKYLTHDVRVIRLPRHAASCPVGMGVSCSADRNIKGKITKEGIFLEQLEQDPKRFLPDTPPHLEEAVEINLNKPMPEILAELSKYPIKTRLKLNGTLIVARDIAHAKIKEIIDSGKPMPEYFKNHPIYYAGPAKTPEGMASGSFGPTTAGRMDVYVDEFQSHGGSMIMLAKGNRSKDVTNACHKYGGFYLGSIGGPAAILAKDNIVSVDVVDFPELGMEAVRKIEVKDFPAFIISDDKGNDFFANLAH, encoded by the coding sequence ATGGACTTTAGATATCAGGATCCGTATCCAATTCAGAAAGATGATACGGTGTATAAGAAGCTTACATCAGATTATGTAAAGGTTGAAAAACTGGGTGACAGAGAAATTTTAACAATTGATCCGAAAGGACTGGAACTATTAGCTGAAGAAGCTATGGCAGATGTTTCTTTCATGCTTCGTTCTTCACACCTGGAAAGCCTTAGAAGAATCATTGATGATCCTGAAGCTACAGATAATGACAGATTCGTTGCTTATAACCTTTTACAAAACGCTGCAGTAGCCGTTGAGGGAGCTCTTCCTTCATGCCAGGATACGGGAACGGCTATCGTAATGGGAAAGAAAGGAGAAAATGTATATACAGGAGTAGAGGATGGGGAATACCTGAGCAAAGGAATTTTCAATACCTATCAGAAAAGAAACCTAAGATATTCTCAGGTAGTTCCTTTGACCATGTTTGATGAGAAGAATTCAGGATCTAACCTTCCTGCACAGATTGATATCTATGCCAAAAAAGGAGATTATTACGAATTTTTATTCTTAACAAAAGGAGGAGGTTCAGCCAATAAAACATTCTTATACCAAAAGACGAAATCTTTATTGAACGAAAAGTCTCTTGAAGAGTTCGTTAAAGAAAGAATTTCAGACCTTGGAACAGCGGCATGCCCACCTTATCACTTAGCATTGGTAATTGGAGGAACTTCTGCAGAAGCCAACCTTGCGGCAGTGAAAAAAGCTTCGGCAAAATACTATGACCATCTTCCAACAGAAGGAAATGAGGCCGGACAGGCATTCAGAGATCTTGAATGGGAAGCAAAAGTACAGAAAATCTGCCAGGAAAGTGCTATCGGAGCTCAGTTTGGAGGAAAATATCTTACTCATGATGTAAGAGTGATCAGACTTCCGAGACACGCTGCATCTTGTCCTGTAGGAATGGGTGTTTCTTGTTCTGCGGACAGAAATATCAAAGGGAAAATCACAAAAGAAGGCATCTTCCTTGAGCAGTTGGAGCAGGATCCAAAAAGATTCTTACCTGATACTCCTCCACACTTAGAAGAAGCGGTTGAGATTAACCTGAATAAACCAATGCCGGAAATTCTTGCGGAACTCTCCAAATATCCGATCAAAACAAGATTGAAACTAAACGGAACATTAATCGTAGCAAGAGATATTGCACACGCAAAAATTAAAGAAATCATCGACAGCGGTAAACCAATGCCGGAATATTTCAAAAATCACCCAATCTATTATGCAGGACCTGCAAAAACTCCGGAAGGAATGGCTTCAGGAAGCTTTGGGCCTACTACAGCAGGGAGAATGGACGTTTATGTAGATGAATTCCAAAGCCACGGTGGAAGCATGATCATGCTGGCAAAAGGAAACAGAAGTAAAGATGTTACCAATGCCTGCCATAAATACGGAGGTTTCTACCTTGGATCCATCGGAGGGCCGGCTGCTATTCTTGCCAAAGACAATATTGTGTCTGTAGATGTAGTAGACTTCCCGGAATTAGGAATGGAAGCGGTAAGAAAAATCGAAGTAAAAGACTTCCCTGCATTCATTATTTCCGATGATAAAGGCAATGATTTCTTCGCAAATCTTGCTCACTAA
- the fumC gene encoding class II fumarate hydratase — protein MNYRIEKDTMGEVQVPADKLWGAQTERSRNNFKIGPEGSMPHEIIEAFAYLKKAAAYTNTDLGILPAEKRDMIAKVCDEILDGKLNDQFPLVIWQTGSGTQSNMNVNEVISNRAHVNNGGTLGEKSEIHPNDDVNKSQSSNDTYPTAMHIAAYTKVVEVTIPAVEKLKNTLAEKSKAFKDVVKIGRTHLMDATPLTLGQEFSGYVAQLEFGLRALKNTLPHLSELALGGTAVGTGLNTPNGYDVKVAEYIAQFTKHPFVTAENKFEALAAHDAIVESHGALKQLAVSLYKIAQDIRLLASGPRSGIGEIHIPENEPGSSIMPGKVNPTQNEAMTMVCAQVLGNDTTISFAGTQGNYELNVFKPVMAYNFLQSAQLIADACISFNDHCAVGIEPNHERIKELVDKSLMLVTALNTHIGYENAAKIAKTAHKNGTTLKEEAINLGLLTAEQFDEWVKPEDMVGSLK, from the coding sequence ATGAATTACAGAATAGAAAAAGACACCATGGGAGAAGTGCAGGTACCTGCAGACAAACTTTGGGGCGCACAGACGGAACGTTCCAGAAACAATTTTAAAATAGGACCTGAAGGTTCAATGCCGCATGAGATTATTGAAGCTTTTGCTTATCTGAAAAAGGCTGCAGCGTATACCAATACAGATCTGGGTATACTTCCTGCTGAAAAAAGAGACATGATCGCCAAGGTATGTGATGAAATTCTGGATGGAAAACTTAACGACCAGTTTCCTTTGGTGATCTGGCAGACGGGTTCCGGAACACAATCGAACATGAATGTCAATGAAGTAATTTCAAACAGAGCTCACGTCAACAACGGCGGAACATTAGGTGAAAAATCTGAAATCCACCCGAATGATGACGTCAACAAATCCCAGTCATCCAATGATACCTATCCTACTGCCATGCACATTGCGGCTTACACAAAAGTAGTGGAAGTAACCATTCCGGCGGTAGAGAAACTAAAAAATACGCTGGCTGAAAAATCAAAGGCCTTTAAAGATGTTGTAAAAATCGGGAGAACCCATTTAATGGATGCTACACCGCTTACTCTGGGACAGGAATTTTCCGGATATGTGGCACAACTGGAATTCGGATTGAGAGCTTTAAAAAATACATTACCTCACCTTTCTGAGCTTGCCTTAGGTGGAACAGCTGTAGGTACAGGTTTGAATACCCCTAACGGCTATGATGTAAAAGTGGCTGAATATATTGCTCAGTTTACGAAACATCCTTTTGTTACTGCTGAAAACAAGTTTGAAGCGCTTGCTGCTCATGATGCAATTGTAGAATCTCATGGTGCCTTGAAACAACTTGCGGTTTCTTTGTATAAAATTGCTCAGGATATAAGATTACTGGCATCAGGGCCACGTTCGGGAATCGGGGAAATTCATATTCCTGAAAATGAACCGGGATCTTCTATTATGCCAGGGAAAGTAAATCCAACTCAAAATGAAGCTATGACCATGGTTTGTGCCCAGGTTTTAGGAAATGATACGACAATTTCATTTGCCGGAACTCAGGGGAATTATGAACTGAATGTTTTCAAACCGGTAATGGCTTACAATTTCCTGCAATCTGCCCAATTGATCGCTGATGCATGTATTTCTTTCAATGATCATTGTGCTGTAGGCATTGAACCGAATCATGAGAGAATTAAAGAGCTTGTAGACAAATCATTAATGCTTGTTACCGCTTTAAACACTCATATCGGATACGAAAATGCAGCGAAGATCGCTAAAACAGCTCATAAAAACGGAACAACATTGAAAGAAGAAGCTATTAATCTTGGTCTTTTAACAGCTGAACAATTTGACGAATGGGTAAAACCGGAAGATATGGTAGGAAGTTTAAAGTAA
- a CDS encoding porin family protein, whose translation MIKKLIVMGLLCSISASFHAQKKGLNINLSSKKDTEVSPIVKEKVEEYATKINTIIQEEKKLMEDELVVLQARNLDKADFDREKAQIADRYSEKMDKRIDELGFDLDDVIQKQVRYSLLNTDVTSKEELKEKLLKKFRPSRSFTGYFSYGIMTLTNSSPDNDLDKNIGYANNLEFGLKLNYQLSRTSPWAVISGLGFSWRTVRADNNMLFTRNADQGVALAQYNGNLDKSKLRTGYIMVPLGMQYNFSKLKNGGMDVQYRSYYTGFKIGANVYGGVKMSTNNIVKGNDGETRDRGNYQVNPFVYGAQLTFSYNSVSVFVKKDFSNFFKDSYFKNDKALIFGLSIGLD comes from the coding sequence ATGATCAAGAAATTAATCGTAATGGGACTGCTATGCTCTATTTCAGCATCATTCCATGCACAGAAGAAGGGACTGAATATTAACCTCTCTTCTAAAAAAGACACCGAAGTAAGCCCAATTGTAAAAGAAAAAGTAGAAGAATATGCTACGAAAATCAATACCATCATTCAGGAAGAGAAAAAATTGATGGAGGACGAACTTGTCGTTTTGCAGGCAAGAAACCTTGATAAAGCGGATTTTGACAGGGAGAAAGCTCAGATTGCAGACCGTTATTCTGAGAAGATGGATAAAAGAATTGATGAACTTGGATTTGATCTGGATGACGTTATTCAGAAACAGGTAAGATATTCACTTTTGAATACAGACGTTACTTCCAAAGAAGAGCTCAAAGAAAAGTTGTTGAAAAAATTCCGCCCCAGCAGAAGCTTTACAGGATATTTCTCATACGGAATCATGACTCTGACGAACAGCTCTCCAGATAACGACCTGGATAAAAACATCGGATATGCCAACAATCTGGAATTTGGCCTGAAACTGAACTATCAGCTCAGCAGAACAAGTCCGTGGGCCGTTATTTCCGGATTAGGATTTTCGTGGAGAACAGTAAGGGCAGATAACAATATGCTTTTTACAAGAAACGCAGATCAAGGGGTGGCTTTGGCTCAGTATAATGGGAATCTTGATAAAAGCAAGCTGAGAACCGGGTATATTATGGTTCCTCTTGGTATGCAGTATAACTTTTCCAAGCTTAAAAATGGTGGGATGGATGTTCAGTACAGAAGTTATTACACCGGATTTAAAATAGGAGCTAATGTATATGGTGGTGTGAAAATGTCTACCAATAATATTGTAAAAGGAAATGACGGAGAAACCAGAGACCGCGGAAATTATCAGGTAAATCCTTTCGTGTATGGAGCTCAGCTTACTTTCTCCTATAACAGCGTCAGTGTATTTGTTAAAAAAGATTTCAGCAACTTCTTTAAAGACAGCTATTTTAAAAATGATAAAGCATTAATATTCGGTTTAAGCATCGGATTAGATTAA